In Arvicola amphibius chromosome 1, mArvAmp1.2, whole genome shotgun sequence, one DNA window encodes the following:
- the LOC119817935 gene encoding 60S ribosomal protein L37-like, translated as MTKGTSSFGKHCNKTHTLCRRCGSKAYHLQKSTCGKCGCPAKCKRKYNWSAKAKRRNTTGTGRRRHLKIVYRRFRHGFREGTTPKPKRAAVAASSTS; from the coding sequence ATGACGAAAGGAACGTCATCCTTCGGAAAGCATTGCAACAAGACGCATACGTTGTGCCGCCGCTGTGGCTCTAAGGCCTACCACCTTCAGAAGTCTACCTGTGGCAAATGTGGCTGCCCTGCCAAGTGCAAGAGAAAGTATAACTGGAGTGCCAAGGCTAAGAGACGAAACACTACCGGGACTGGGCGGAGGAGGCACCTAAAAATTGTCTACCGAAGATTCAGACATGGATTCCGTGAAGGGACAACCCCTAAACCCAAGAGGGCAGCTGTTGCAGCATCCAGTACATCTTGA